Genomic DNA from Macadamia integrifolia cultivar HAES 741 chromosome 6, SCU_Mint_v3, whole genome shotgun sequence:
ctccctttctctaaagccaagtagagtaacccttgtaagagtgactctctggtcaaatagggaagcttatattatgatgcatcccttgggctaagtagagaaacctacttgtgagtctctctctagctttctcccctttcttttactttatttttatttcagcatttttttcctttatttttttttaattgcgtgggttgtttattttcacttatttatttatttaattttaattgcgtggcttgcgtctttaaattcttagatgacgaatggttaggtcgttattttagatacatatgtttaggacggtagttagaattagatcacaaccattaataggttcactttcgcattattaaaagaaaaaaaaataaagtggctgctctctctgagttcgacctccgtacgcttgtggttacatttaaaatctcaaacaaaacataaaacatATACTGATGGAGAATCATTGCTAGAGTTCCAATTCCAAAAAGTTGATATTAATGTTCTGAAGTACAATTGTCATCAATGACTTGATTCCATCCTGCTGTATATTTTGCCATAGACACATGCAAACACATGCCTACATGGAGATTCACTTTAGAAGAAAAGGATCACATTTTTAATGGGGACCACTGCATAAAGAAAATTGCAAAACGCATTTAGCTGATTTTCTACTTGGATTTTTATGTCCATTGACATGGTGTTATGTTCATTGTAATTTAAGATTCCATATTTATATCCTGGAATAATTTGTTATTGTGGTTTTTACCATTTAGCTCTCATGCTAACTCATCTttgcttctctctttctccttctctttttttttttctttggcatCATTATTCGCCAAATATGAACAGATAAAAAACTTCTGGCTCCTAAGCTATTTATGGGCATCTATTTGGCATTTtatcttttccctttttatcaGGAACTGCTTTCAATAAGCTTGATTAAATCTATGTACGTTTCTTTCCTTGCGGGATGCTTCCGATCAATACGTTTTGGGTTAGAAGAAGCTCATGGGTAAATTCTTACTGTTTTATGCTATGTTTTATCATATCAACATTAACTTTTAGAGCCTCCTTgcctaccttttttggctaactGATGTTGTCAAAATGAAATCAGAAAAGGTCAAGCACTGCAGTTTAACTGGTTATTCGAAAAAGAAGCTTTTGTTTTGCACTCAGATGGAACATTTTCTGTCAATTTTACCAAGGTAAGAAGGTCCCAACTACTACGATTAAGTGATGTTCttccacaaaataaaatatctgtGGCATAAAATTTGTATTTATGTTGAAAGGTTGAAGAAGCTGTGGAGAGTTTGAGCAGGAAGATACTCACCATACAGGCAAAAGGTGACAAGGAAGCTGCGAAATTATTTCTTCAGGAATATGGTAAAATGACAGATCCTTTGCGGCTTGCGCTGGAGAAATTAGAAAACATCCAGGTACAGGACTTTACTCTATGCTACATAAAATCAGAACATTTGCAACTTGGAAGGTGTATCATGTTGACTGGGAAAGGAAAGAGCCCTCTGTGGTTTCATtcaattttcccttttaatGTCGGTGATGTGCTTTATGTGCCATAGAATTTTTCCCAATGCATTATGGCAGAACTAGGGAGCTACTGTGAGACGATACGACTGATTTGGCCTAGTGTACCATCAAGTAACATATAGATTGACTCCTGGTTTGGATTATGGGGATGGCTATCCCCACAGACCATCACAAGTCAGTGCCTATACCCATCTAGCTGCAGACAACCTAAAACATAAATAATTAAAGGGTGGGGGATCGTTACCAGGCTATGTGGACCCTGCACCAGCACATGAGCCAATGACAGTGTGCATGATGGCATCAACAGGGGTGGGATCTTCACATTTTACGAGGGGCGCACGCATCATGTCACCCCTCTATGTCTGGGCACAGGCACCAGGCAGCCTGGCAGGAatcattttcataattaaataatgtatttctatttttctggATAAAAGTGATTCTCAACAATGAAAATCCCTCCCATATCCTTGTAGTTGTTGGGGACGAATGTGCAACCACAAGGAAGAACCCAAGTAAACAATCACACACAATCCAAGGAATTTAACGTGGTTTGGAAAAATTGCCTACCTCCACACGAGAGAACCAAAGATTTTCcactatttttgaaaaactcTTTACATCACTCTCCACCTCACAAAGTGATCTCTCCTTTGCTTGTGACTCAAGGTTTTCGCCATAAAAACAATATATAGGAAacgcaaaaccctaaaccccacatAATTGTAATTATAACTCATACATTTAATGACCCAAACTCAACCCAGTTACAAATACAGACCAATTATAATTATATGGACCAttacaaaatacaagacatacCCAACCCCAACAGTTGTGAAGTGCATACTTAAATTTTTCCACTTTCATGATCATTAGAGGCACTTAAATTTGGTTTCTtgtcattttattttggttaaTTTCAGGTGCCAGTGGATATCGCTCCCATATTTCATATTGCTGACAAAATGTTGGAGAAGAATCATGAGCAAATGTGACGTGCCTTTTCCCTTCCATTAGGTTTCCACTTGTTTCATTTTGGTCTGAGAGACCAAGATGAGGATATTGCCTTGAAAATATATTGAGCTTGTGGGAGACTGTACAAAGCAATTGATGAATCAAGGATGACCTCCCATGGGACAAGAAAGTGGAGGTACTTCTATCATCAACATCATCCTTCAAAACATGAGCCTGTATACATATCAGAAGTCATACCTTCAGACCTTTACTTTAAGTCTGTTTGGTCAATACTCAAGTGAAAATGTCTTTGGTGTACTAGAACCAACAATTATTACATGACAATTAACTTCCCATGCTTTTAGATTTAATAAAAACCTTTTACGGACCACTGAATTgtttccttattattattattttttttttgttcatttcacTTGACTTTACAAGCAAACGTTTCATTCCACTTGATCCTTATATTATTTATCCTTTCCAATTCACTCTTGTCTAGGGCTGCATTGTACCTTAAATATATCTTGATTTCAGAAGAATAGCTGTGGTGATAATATAGTGAGCACAAATTAAATGTGGTCATTGTTCCTTGTCAGACTTTATGGGATGCCACATCTGGGATGCGCTATATCTCAAACAGTACAAGACTGATCATAATTGAATAGATGTTTTATACAATCCTATGTTTACTCTGCACAACagttgtgggtttttttttttcccttctctgttTGGTGGTTAACATTTGGCCTAGTAAATCCTATGTCTCTCAGGTTCATTTCATTTGTACGTATTGTGATCAAGAAAGCTCAGTACTAGCTGAATCAAGGTTCATATCCAGCCAAAAACCACCCATCCCATATAGATCAGTAATTGCATTCTTCTACAAGAACCGGTAGATTGGAACATCTTTCCTTCCATATATGACATGTTTGGTCATGGACGTTTCCTTCTGGTTTCCCTGGAACCACCAACTGAAACACCTACCAGTTCATTGGGGACAGAACCCTTGGTTTTGGAGTTGTTTATCCAAAAACTATTATAGATTTAGTTGCAAGAGGTAAGTTTCATTGGTTTTATTTAGCAATTTTAGTGACTAAAAGGAGAAAATAGCTAAAACGAGAGACTTATTGCAATTTTGAACTATCCAAGACATATTTTGAGAATTAGACACAATCGGAATTGATAGATTCAAATCAACTAATGATTCTGATTCCATGGATGCATTCAATCAGTTATTGTTTAGTTTGAGAGGGACAAAGGGTTCCAAGTTGAAACACATAAAAAGGGTTCCAAGTTGAACTCCCCTATTCAAAACTTTTCTGATTCCCCCAGAAATCCAAACTTTCACCTCCCCCATGAAActttaaaattcctaaattgcTCCTCTCGCACCCCCTCCTCATATCTTGCCATGCTCACCTTAGGCCCCACCTCCTCGCCTTATCTTTTCTGTCTCTTCCTCCCAAACAACAATTTTGCGGAGAGCAAATCAGGTTCTCATTTGCgattgatccacacagatggaattcaCTCAAGAAAAAAATCCTGTGGTGGATTCCAAGATTTCCATGTGTGTGGATCAGTCCCATATGACAATCCCAACAGATGGAGTGCACTCAAGGAAAACCCTGTGGTGGATTCCATGATTTCCATCTGTGGATCAATCCCATATGAGAATGGTTGTCGTACAAGAACCCAATCCACACTCAATTATGGGAACCTCCATGGGTCCCGAGTCTCCTGACCCTTCCTTCTAAGTACTTGTTACGGTTGTTGCTTCTGATAGTTGCAGTAGCCCTTGTTTCTCTTATATCTTTCCTCTATGGATTTTATCTTGCAAGGGCACCACAGTGCAGTGGTTAAGAAGCCCTCAGATGCTCCACCAAATGCAATAATTCATCCTCTGTTGCTTCAAAATCTTCCTTTTTAAGACATATGCTGACAATCCCCCTTAGTTACGTGGGAAACTCCAGAGAGATAAAGGAACAAGGTGCACTTTTGAGTAACTCTTCATTACCAATAAATGTAAGTGCTGATAGTGTTCTACATTGCCACATCAACAAGAAACTGCTATTTGCAATTGTGAGTGGGAGTTGTATGAGAGGGAAGTATAAGTTTGGGTTTTGGTCCCTGCTTTCAGTAATGCAAGCAAACACACCATCAGTGTTGCTTCCTGAGGAAAACTGAGATACCAGAAACACCATTCCTTTATCAACGTTGgacaaaaatgcaaaaatagGCTTGTTCCCAGTTTTATTCTGTATTCCTATTAAAGGGATGAGTTAGCCTGAATAATGGTGATCATGGTTCTAAGTTATTGAATTTCCGATCGATTGGCATGTATCCGATCTCAAAACCTGGTCGACACCATATCAGTTGAATGGTAAGGACCTGGGGTAAAAAAAGGTctaaaatccatttttaagGTAAATAAAGGGTCTTTCTAACCGGTACGGGCAATCAGATTTCAATCCATTCCAAtactatattgattttttagatGATCGATACCTATTCCGATACCATGCACTAAAACCAGAATAGatattttcttctcatcttaaaaaaataaaaataaaaaatattgaagGGAATCAGAAATCGCGTACTTCTTATTACCAGCAGCTTCTGGAGCATATTTTTTCTCCAAAGCAACCCATATAAGGTTGGCATATTCATGAGGAGCATAAACGTTATACATTTTATTGGTAATCTAAGGGGGCGCACTTGGTCCAACAGTAAACGTACAAACCAGGTCAAGCGTCGAAACAATCTTGGGGCATTCTCAAAGTAAGGCTGCGTAATTctcgtgatgcagttgcacgatggacttaggaaagaaatatcttttgatttgattttctattgttttagaattaatttctttttaaattagctagcttctaattttagaataattttcattaattatttgattttttcttatattagtcatgtaaatATAGAGAATAACTCAGTTTTTGAGATTGGATTAATAGAAACTTGGTTGAAAATTTCTTCGGTTTTGAAAACATGGCTGCCGAcccctttttctccctctctgaaatcttataatctctttcttttccctctcttatttccctctttatttcttcgTATTCTTCTTCTCGGGTTTTCTTCTCGGTTTTCCCTGTTAGCCGACAGTAGCAGCCCATCAAGTTTGCTTCAATCTTCTTCATCCCAAAATCTGTTGGCCTGAGACTTGGAGGAGCAGCTGCAAACCCTAAGGCGATTTAGATATTTGAATCTGAGATCAAAAACACTTCTGATTTGTGAGTTCCACAGAGTACTAGAACTGATATTCACCCTACCGTAAGATGCCCATTTGGATCCAGTTCTGAACCTGCAACTACCGCTGATCCTTGTTCCAGCAGATCTCTATTGGTCACTTGGATCCTTATGGTTCAAGCTAAAATTCTGATCGAAGGTTACACTCATCAGGGCGATCAGAAATCCTTTAATTTCAACCCATGTGATCGATCCTATTGAGAGCTCTAGCTTTCATACACGGCTGGTCTTCCGCTTCCATCTTCTTGgctggaggttgaagacaacccccaAGAGTGAAGAATCGTGGGTTTGCTTTTagcctttattttctatttttcccatAATACCCCTCTCAACCTCATACGGGACTCTCCCCCTTTGCTGAAACTagtctttgttctttttttttttccaaaatacccttacttttccccttttttcctcTATAactttttcccttaattttgCTTCCTAATTTATCTTTTCACAATAATTCTTAATTCCTTCCATATCCCATCAGGCCATCACTTACTTGAACCCCACTTATCCCTTTAGATTCAATTAATTATAGAACTGTCATTACtccttatttttaaatttactactttattgtgggccctaagcgatccgattcctgttcttggaacccggatccgcatcatcTCGCCCACCCAACTCCCCCTACCTCACATatgcaggagcctcgtgcaccgagTATGCCCATTTTATTCGTATTCTACTTAAATTCCTGATTCCCTTCTGGTGTCTAAAGCAAAATCATTGCTCTCAACAGGTATGGATTCAATTAGTGCAAGAGAGATGATTAATTGATCCAAAGCAAACTCTAGGATCTAGTTCCATCTCTTGTAGTTAGAACCATTGAATTGTcatattttatcatatttagaGATGATTCTTAGATTCCCCCATTGCAAGAAGGAAGAGGAGCAGTATTTGGAGAACCCTTAGTAGCCAGAAGGGTCTACAGATAAGACTTATCTTAATGGCTTGGTGATCGAAATGTAACAACACTTGACTATAGGAGAGGTTTCACACTACCACGAACTTGAAGGCTATTGATACTTACACggtggagagagggagagaaagtaggaAAGGGGGAGAAAATATGAGAGATGATGTAGGATTTTGGCTAATTAGGAGGTGTCTGCCTCTTGGCTTTACGGACGAAGTCGGACATTTGGCTAATTGGGAGGTAACCGCCTCTTCTCAAGATAAGATCAAGAGAGATAATTTAGGATAATATTTCATTCCTCTTCTATTCCATATTAGTTCCTATTAAATAGGATAAACAAGTAGTTACAAGCCGTTGCTTCACGTATTCCACTACTTCCACTTCCAATATTTATCTCTAACTTCTACTACCTTACCAACTTCTAATAACTACTTAACATTCCACCGTGACAATAAATCCTACCCAcatacaaataataataatgaggaAGTTAGGTACGTAACAGCTAGCTTGCTGCTATTAAGTCAGTTTAGTCTAGAAAAGCCTTTTACTATTGCTATTCAGTAATTTATATTGTTTGCACTTTGGAGTCTTTTATAGCAAAGTATTTGATCAGTTTAAGTAAGCTTTTGTTTTGGTAGTTTGAGGGGATAGTTGTTTACTTGGTGTAGATGTCTTATAGTAAGTTTACTTGGTTTTCATAATAGGATTGTAATCCTACACAAACTTATGGAAtggaaaattattttaattgaattaaTGTTGAGGttattgcctctctctctctcttcccatgaCTTTAACCTTCCCCTCATCCTTGCTATTTCCTTTCATCCTTATACTTGTGACTCTATTCCTAGCAGTTTCTTTGCTCCTATCTTAAAATATCCTCCAATCTATTTGCATTAGTTAGCCACAACCCTAATGCAAGAGTAGATTACAGGATACTAAATAGCCTCCAATCTATTTGCATTAGTTGGCCACAACcctaatgtaggagtagattacaagataTTAACCCCCACGAAATATAGTACACCTCAcaaggaagaaatttatgaCCCACAGAACTTGGCAACCTCCATGAGTGGAATTACCATAAGAGATACTTAAAAAACAAACCAGAAATAACCTCCATAAGGATGAAAGCAACCCACGGAACAAGAGTTTAATAACCCACACAAGACCCAAAAAAATAGAGCCCCAAAAGTTACACCCAAAAAACAAACCCTATGGGAGAGAATAACCCTACGCAGGAGATATAGGAGAATACTTGCGGTTGGGGCTGTGGACCTCTATTGAGGCTGAGACTTGGGTCAAATGTAGCCTGTAGGGGAGGGACAAAACCTCCAAAGATGAAGGGATTCTACCGGCTGGTGTAGGAGATCTACTGATTCTTGATTTCTGGCctttggagagagaaaagatcaagaactccaagaactGATGTTGTCCTGCTTGGGTAGGTCTAAGAGGAGGATTGAGGGATCCTTTAAGTACTAGGAACAGCCGCTGGAAAGGCCTGAGTGAACTGAGACCTAATGTGAATAGAGCGTTGTCGGCTAGGCtgtcaagagagagaaaagccaGCTGATCGATCCTTGTTTTTGAGAGTCATCTTGGGCTGTCGATTGAGGTGCTTGGCTAGATAGAACTAAAGGTTGAAGGGCAGATCTGGAACTCTTTATTAACAGCAAATAAAACAgaatttaaaagtaaaaaaaaaaaaaaaggaaagagacaacttgggagagaaagggagtcACAGGGAGTTGTGTTTCAGTAGAGTAAGGGATcattcggctctgataccacttaatgtaggagtagattacaagaaactacccagcagcttataaccccaaacaatacaaataggagtaggaaacaaagaaataagactatCAAATAAACCCCTAAGGATATAATacccatacaggagcaaaaccaacccaaaacccaacccaataggagagagaaggacctgctatagagctggagagagaggtgcgaccaggtctgtaggagtccgattgagctgtactcttgggcgtagatagtccctagggagggtacaaaaactcccaaagttgagaggattctgataGCTTGTTGtaaagttacaagctttcttgattttctgacctaggagagagaaagtgaagaATTCTGCAAGAACAGAAACTTGTCTTCTTTAAATAACCTttaagagaggatcgattgatcttcttagagtgtagaaccagtcctccaaagaaTCTGCAAATCacatctcaaacttgggcagcaataagggtcgattgatcttcttagaactaaaactctttggctggcagattttgattttgaatgttTTAACAGGTATGAACTTCCAATAACAGTAAACAAAAAATAGCAAGGAAATAAAGtgattaaaataaagaagaaacaagggaagtgggagaggagatggctatctcggcccaagcttctcacccacagctatcccggttGCTCTAAGCAATTGATTGCAAATCTTCTTTATTTAAATCTGttcaataatggtacatatgcctctctatttatagaggagaagtttacaatcatactaagactaggaactagtttccaaagaggactagacactcctactacaactaggaattcaaaataggactacgATTTGACTTTATGATttcaacatggagtaggattaactaactaataatccattgaattaaatagcaactaattaaactaatgaattaaatcatattttcctactttctacccatattttaaacCCATTAAAGTGtctcatttcaaagaaaactcatgggatcaaaggcccaacacatacataacacaacccaaggcttatttacaataaaataagcccaagtgacttatctacatcaaaccCTCTTCTCAAACAATCTCTCTCTAACAACAGAAACTCCAATGCAGGATTCACATATGTAATTTCTGAGTTTAGGATGCACCTTCAATGACCAAATTTCTTTCATTCTATAAAAGATGGAAGATTGAGCttcattttaatttctagttggTGTATGTCCATGAGCACTCTCCTTGCACAACAATATGATGTTTTGAGATTAAGCTTCCCCTTTTTAAATCTCTCTATACATTTGTCCTACTTATCAGTGACAAAAATAGCCAAATAGGGATCTGTGTTATTCAACCAAATAAAGATATTGTTAGTCAGAGTAGAAAATATTGGGGAATTGATAATCAAGTTAAAAATCCTTAAaactttttccccctttttttaagggaaaaaaggaGATATGGAAGGTTATTGTTTGGTTGCAGAATTCCAGGACAGTTCTAGTTGGGAACAGAAGTTTACTACAAAGGACAGAATCTTCGTCTGGCATTCCCATCACCAGCAATGCTAATGACCCTGCTTTCTCTAATTTTATCAGGTTGATTTGCTTCATTTAATATCAGATTCTAATAAAttcttcctctatttttctACGGTTTGAGTCTTTATCGATTATTAATTCTTTTAGTTAAACAATTACTCGTCTAGTCTAGATTTTAGACTATACTACACTACTAGACATGAGTTTGCCTTCATCTTGTACCTTTGGTAGCAAGAGcattttttgtttcgtttcaaTGCCCACAAAATAAATGTGCTTGGTTCATGATTAGCAAATAAGAAGCTTCTTTGTGAAGAAAACAAGGtaaaagagaatgaaggaaaAGGTCTAGCTATCCGAAACAGAAACTGCTGAAGAACTTCTCTTGAGAAACAGAAGAAATTCATATTTGAGTTCTGATTTAATTATTTTTGCAACTTGTCGGAGCAAAAGAACCATATGTGAAGTGTGAagtgcttcttcatgaatatgGTTTTTTCCTCCAGGTTTCTTGCTTCATGAATTAATGAAACATCCATACATGTCATGATTATGAATACTTCAAAATTAATATAAAGTAAATCCACGGTTTGCAATTTTCCAAATGGTGTCCAGAGGAATTTGCACAATTTACCAGCAAGCGACCAACAATGAATTAAAAGTCGAGGTTTTCTTAGaaagaataaaattaaattcCAAGACAGAAGAGCTTGCTGGCATTTTCCTCA
This window encodes:
- the LOC122081476 gene encoding nudix hydrolase 3-like; the protein is MGIYLAFYLFPFYQELLSISLIKSMYVSFLAGCFRSIRFGLEEAHGKGQALQFNWLFEKEAFVLHSDGTFSVNFTKVEEAVESLSRKILTIQAKGDKEAAKLFLQEYGKMTDPLRLALEKLENIQVPVDIAPIFHIADKMLEKNHEQM